One Prinia subflava isolate CZ2003 ecotype Zambia chromosome 17, Cam_Psub_1.2, whole genome shotgun sequence DNA segment encodes these proteins:
- the RBBP6 gene encoding E3 ubiquitin-protein ligase RBBP6 isoform X2, producing the protein MSCVHYKFSSKLNYDTVTFDGLHISLSDLKRQIMGREKLKAADCDLQITNAQTKEEYTDDSALIPKNSSVIVRRIPIGGVKATSKTYVISRSEPVSGTSKAIDDSSASISLAQLTKTANLAEANASEEDKIKAMMTQSGHEYDPVNYMKKPVGPPPPSYTCFRCGKPGHYIKNCPTNGDKNFESVPRIKKSTGIPRSFMMEVKDPNTKGAMLTNTGKYAIPTIDAEAYAIGKKEKPPFLPEEPSSSSEEDDPIPDELLCLICKDIMTDAVVIPCCGNSYCDECIRTALLESEEHTCPTCHQTDVSPDALIANKFLRQAVNNFKNETGYTKRLRKIQQQQQQQQQQQQLPPPPPPPPPLMRQTITRSLQPLMRPALARQQEPLMIPLASLASRSALSSLGPGPAMAAGLPVNPSSVVVSDLPPAVSLSLRGEKPDGPFRDADAVLPPALMTAAELSKSSPLSISSLLEEKGYQVPVLRQPAIPSLLGPQGQSIPTTGHPMRAGALRRPGWELSNRGRPHSDRAQRTQAPSLPASAPVFVPVPPPPLYPPPPHALPLPPGVPPPQFPPQFPPGQPPSAGYTVPPPGYPPAPANMSSAWVPTAVPAAHSNTIPTTQAPPLSREEFYREQRRLKEEEKKKSKLDEFTNDFAKELMEYKKIQKERRRSFSRSKSPYSASSYSRSSYTYSKSRSGSSRSRSYSRSFSRSHSRSYSRSPPYQRRGKGKSRNYRSRSRSHGYHRSRSRSPPYRRYHSRSRSPVFRGQSPSKRAVPQSDAEREYFNRYRELPPYDMKAYYGRSVDFRDPFEKERYREWERNYREWYEKFYKGYAVGAQPRPPVNRENFSPERFGPPGTRRENSPYARGRREEYPAGQSHRNRNVAGNYPEKPGRESHGIKDPTKSKEKEVENPLGDGKGNKHKKHRKRRKGDENEGFPNVELLEGARKPREPVPTEDAKTDSLFMLPSRDDATPVRDEPMEADSIAFKPVSEKEKKEKDKPKAKVEKTKRKVEAAAAPKKDNVAKPPKASQEKVDPDREKSPRTEPPVKKVKEELPKTDSVKASSSQKDEKALGTPRKAHPKGTKDHPETRPAKEEKAKKEHPKEAKAEKPSSKEDKSKKPAEKSKLSDAKLEKRKRKAEEKADKEHEATSAKASKPETADLKTSPKGKAEPEGEKGERTPEKDKAAFLNNPSKKIKLNRETGKKIVSGENVPPGKEAVEKPEPSSSKVKAEKAKGKARRKVTAADSASSTLVDYTSTSSTGGSPVRKPEEKPDTKRTVIKTLEEYNNDITAPAEDVIIMIQVPQSKWDKDDFESEEEDIKSTTQVPPTIGKPTSIIKPVSAKAPNPLKHTEKETDPLEKIQKAAKEASYESTQHDAKSSKSSVSSEKGKTKDRDHSLSDKDSSEKRKSSVQPEKEHSERAAEQGNGKTVSQSSKDGRSSEKHDSGRSSAAKDFTPNRDKKSDHEGSREHSSSKRRDEKSESARRKDSPSRVRDSTAVQKSKPREERVEPPKKGPAEAKRSSYSPPRERKPAEHKAGHDPKRPAEEHKPADKNPGKEKEKEKEKEKHVPEVKSNKEKEPGGNKPPVKQDSPEVKVEKENVAAQGDKGAAKPKPPPSSAARLSSDLTRETDEAAFVPDYNESDSESNVSAKDEEAAGKTPKDAKEKAADKVKEEVAAPAPAEQPEVGRSQSQSSPSVSRSRSHSPSESQTRSHSSSASSGESQDSKKKKKKKEKKKHKKHKKHKKHKKHMGNETELEKSQKHKHKKKKSKKSKDKEKDDQKVKSVTT; encoded by the exons AATACACTGATGATAGTGCTCTGATTCCCAAGAACTCATCGGTGATTGTGAGGAGAATCCCCATTGGAGGAGTCAAAGCAACCAGCAAGACATACGTGAT AAGTCGAAGTGAGCCAGTGAGTGGAACATCAAAAGCA ATTGATGACTCTTCTGCATCTATTTCTCTGGCCCAGCTTACTAAG ACTGCCAATCTGGCTGAAGCCAATGCTTCCGAGGAGGATAAAATAAAAGCTATGATGACACAGTCTGGCCATGAATATGATCCAGTCAA TTACATGAAGAAACCCGTGGGGCCACCTCCACCGTCGTACACCTGTTTTCGCTGTGGCAAACCTGGGCACTACATAAAGAACTGCCCAACAAATGGG GACAAAAATTTCGAGTCTGTTCCCAGAATTAAAAAAAGCACAGGAATTCCAAGAAGTTTTATGATGGAGGTGAAGGACCCCAACACAAAGGGTGCCATGCTGACCAACACTGGGAAATATGCAATTCCAACCATAGATGC GGAAGCTTATGCTATAGGAAAGAAGGAGAAGCCTCCCTTCCTACCCGAGGAGCCGTCCTCCTCCTCAGAAGAAGATGATCCTATTCCAGATGAGCTGTTGTGTCTCATTTGTAAGGATATAATGACGGATGCGGTTGTTATTCCCTGCTGTGGAAACAGTTACTGTGATGAAT GTATTAGAACAGCACTACTGGAGTCTGAGGAGCACACGTGCCCTACCTGCCATCAGACAGATGTTTCTCCTGATGCTTTAATTGCCAACAAATTTCTGCGCCAG GCTGTCAACAACTTCAAAAATGAAACCGGCTACACAAAACGGCTCCGTAagattcagcagcagcagcagcagcaacagcagcagcagcagctgccgccgccaccgccgccgccgccgcccctgATGCGGCAGACGATAACGCGCAGCCTGCAGCCGCTGATGCGGCCGGCCCTGGCGCGGCAGCAGGAGCCGCTCATGATCCCGCTGGCCTCCCTGGCCTCCCGCTCCgccctctcctccctgggcCCCGGGCCCGCCATGGCCGCAGGGCTGCCCGTCAATCCCTCTTCTGTGGTCGTCTCTGATCTCCCTCCGGCCGTGTCCCTCTCTCTCCGTGGGGAAAAGCCAGATGGACCCTTTCG TGATGCTGATGCTGTTTTGCCTCCTGCTCTGATGACTGCTGCTGAGCTTTCCAAATCTTCCCCTCTGTCAATCAGCAGTTTGTTGGAAGAGAAG GGCTATCAGGTTCCTGTACTGAGACAACCAGCAATACCAAGTCTTCTGGGCCCTCAAGGACAATCAATACCCACAACTG GTCATCCAATGAGAGCTGGTGCACTTCGCAGGCCAGGCTGGGAACT TTCAAATCGAGGACGCCCGCACAGTGACCGTGCCCAAAGGACTCAGGCCCCATCACTGCCAGCATCAGCACCAGTCTTTGTGCCTGTGCCTCCACCTCCCTTGTATCCTCCACCACCCCatgctcttcctcttcctccgGGGGTACCACCACCACAGTTTCCTCCTCAGTTTCCACCTGGGCAGCCTCCATCCGCTGGGTACACTGTCCCCCCTCCCGGATatcccccagctcctgcaaaCATGTCATCAGCTTGGGTCCCAACAGCAGTGCCAGCGGCTCATTCAAACACCATCCCAACGACACAAGCACCTCCTCTCTCTAGGGAGGAGTTTTACAGAGAGCAACGGAGGCTTAAAGAGGA ggaaaagaaaaagtccaaaCTTGATGAGTTTACAAATGATTTTGCTAAGGAATTGATGGAATATAAAAAGATTCAAAAGGAGCGTAGGCGTTCGTTTTCCAG gTCCAAGTCTCCCTATAGCGCTTCATCTTACTCTAGAAGCTCGTACACCTACTCCAAGTCACGCTCAGGCTCGTCGCGCTCCCGCTCCTACTCGCGCTCCTTCAGCCGCTCCCATTCCCGCTCCTACTCGCGGTCGCCGCCGTATCAGCGGCGCGGCAAAGGGAAGAGCCGGAACTACCGCTCGCGCTCGCGGTCCCACGGCTACCACCGCTCGCGCTCCCGCTCGCCCCCGTACCGGCGCTACCACTCCCGCTCGCGGTCCCCGGTGTTCCGGGGCCAGTCCCCCAGCAAGCGCGCGGTGCCGCAGAGCGACGCCGAGCGCGAGTACTTCAACCGCTACAGAGAGCTGCCCCCGTACGACATGAAGGCCTACTACGGCCGCTCGGTGGACTTCAGAGACCCCTTTGAGAAGGAGAGGTACCGAGAGTGGGAGAGGAACTACAGAGAGTGGTACGAGAAGTTTTACAAGGGCTACGCCGTGGGCGCTCAGCCGCGGCCTCCGGTGAACAGAGAGAACTTCTCTCCGGAAAGGTTTGGTCCGCCTGGGACTAGACGAGAGAATTCACCGTATGCTCGGGGACGGAGGGAGGAGTATCCCGCTGGGCAGAGCCACAGGAATCGGAATGTGGCTGGAAACTACCCTGAAAAGCCTGGGAGAGAGAGCCATGGCATCAAAGATCCTACAAAATCAAAAGAGAAGGAGGTGGAAAATCCACTGGGAGATGGCAAAGgcaataaacataaaaaacaccggaagagaagaaaaggggaTGAGAACGAAGGATTTCCCAACGTTGAGCTGTTAGAAGGGGCAAGAAAACCAAGAGAGCCAGTTCCAACAGAAGATGCTAAAACAGACTCTCTATTCATGCTGCCAAGCAGGGATGATGCCACCCCTGTACGGGATGAGCCCATGGAAGCGGATTCCattgctttcaaaccagtgtctgaaaaggagaaaaaagagaaggataaGCCAAAAGCAAAGGTTGAGAAAACAAAGCGGAAAGTAGAAGCAGCGGCTGCTCCGAAGAAAGACAACGTAGCAAAACCACCTAAAGCTTCCCAGGAAAAGGTGGACCCCGATCGCGAAAAATCTCCTCGAACGGAACCTCCTGTGAAAAAAGTCAAGGAAGAGCTGCCTAAGACAGACAGTGTTAAAGCCTCTTCCTCTCAGAAGGATGAGAAAGCTCTCGGTACACCACGGAAGGCTCATCCCAAAGGGACAAAGGATCACCCAGAAACCAGGCCAGCCAAGGAGgagaaggcaaagaaagaaCATCCTAAAGAAGCCAAGGCAGAGAAGCCCTCCAGCAAGGAGGATAAATCTAAAAAAcctgctgagaaaagcaaacTTTCCGATGCCAAActtgagaagaggaaaagaaaagcagaggaaaaggctGATAAAGAACATGAAGCCACTTCTGCGAAGGCCTCTAAACCTGAAACTGCAGATTTGAAAACATCACCCAAGGGGAAGGCTGAGCCCgagggggagaaaggagagcGGACACCAGAAAAGGATAAAGCTGCTTTTCTTAACAATCCGTCCAAAAAGATTAAACTTAACcgagaaactggaaaaaagatTGTGAGCGGAGAAAATGTGCCACCTGGAAAGGAAGCTGTGGAGAAacctgagcccagcagcagcaaagtcaAAGCGGAAAAGGCAAAGGGAAAAGCAAGGAGGAAAGTGACGGCAGCTGACAGCGCTAGCTCCACTCTTGTGGATTACACCAG CACGAGTTCCACTGGGGGAAGCCCTGTCAGGAAGCCTGAGGAGAAGCCAGACACCAAACGAACTGTCATTAAGACCCTGGAGGAGTATAACAATGACATAACAGCCCCTGCTGAGGATGTCATTATCATGATCCAGGTCCCTCAGTCCAAGTGGGATAAAGATGACTTTGAATCTGAAGAGGAAGACATCAAATCCACCACCCAGGTGCCCCCAACTATAGGAAAACCCACCAGTATTATCAAACCTGTGAGTGCAAAGGCACCAAACCCCCTCAAACACACTGAAAAGGAGACAGATCCTCtggagaaaatacagaaagctgCAAAAGAGGCGAGTTATGAAAGCACCCAACACGATGCCAAGAGTTCAAAAAGTTCCGTGTCAAGTGAAAAAGGTAAAACCAAAGACCGGGATCATTCTTTGTCAGACAAGGACAGTTCTGAGAAGAGGAAGAGCAGTGTTCAACCAGAAAAGGAGCACTCAGAACGTGCAGCTGAgcaaggaaatggaaaaactgTATCTCAGTCTTCCAAAGATGGCAGATCTTCAGAGAAGCATGATAGTGGCCGTAGCTCCGCTGCAAAGGACTTCACTCCCAACCGAGACAAGAAATCTGACCAtgaaggcagcagggagcactCGAGTTCCAAGCGCAGGGATGAGAAGAGTGAATCAGCACGGAGGAAAGACTCCCCATCCCGGGTCAGAGACTccacagcagtgcagaagagCAAACCCAGAGAGGAGCGTGTGGAGCCCCCCAAAAAGGGCCCTGCGGAGGCCAAGCGGAGCAGCTACAGCCCCCCGCGGGAGCGCAAGCCCGCCGAGCACAAAGCCGGGCACGACCCCAAGCGCCCCGCCGAGGAGCACAAACCCGCGGATAAAAACCCGGgcaaggagaaggagaaagagaaggagaaggagaaacaCGTACCAGAAGTCAAGAGCAATAAGGAGAAAGAGCCAGGTGGGAATAAACCACCAGTGAAGCAGGACTCTCCAGAAGTGAAGGTGGAGAAGGAGAACGTGGCGGCTCAGGGCGATAAGGGCGCGGCGAAGCCGAAGCCGCCCCCGAGCAGCGCCGCGCGCCTCTCGTCCGACCTCACCCGTGAGACCGACGAGGCCGCCTTCGTGCCAGACTACAACGAGAGCGACAGCGAGAGCAACGTGTCTGCAAAGGACGAGGAGGCGGCAGGGAAAACGCCCAAGGACGCAAAGGAAAAGGCTGCGGATAAGGTGAAAGAGGAGGTGGCGGCCCCGGCTCCGGCCGAGCAGCCCGAGGTGGGCAggagccagagccagagcagccccagcgtCAGCCGCAGCcgcagccacagcccctccgAGAGCCAGACAcggagccacagcagcagtgccagctcaggggagagccaggacagcaagaaaaagaaaaagaaaaaagagaagaagaagcacAAGAAGCACAAGAAACACAAGAAGCATAAGAAACATATGGGAAATGAAACAGAATTGGAAAAGAgccaaaaacacaaacacaagaagaaaaaatcgAAGAAGAGCAAAGATAAAGAGAAAGACGACCAAAAAGTGAAATCTGTCACGACATAA
- the RBBP6 gene encoding E3 ubiquitin-protein ligase RBBP6 isoform X4, producing MSCVHYKFSSKLNYDTVTFDGLHISLSDLKRQIMGREKLKAADCDLQITNAQTKEEYTDDSALIPKNSSVIVRRIPIGGVKATSKTYVISRSEPVSGTSKAIDDSSASISLAQLTKTANLAEANASEEDKIKAMMTQSGHEYDPVNYMKKPVGPPPPSYTCFRCGKPGHYIKNCPTNGDKNFESVPRIKKSTGIPRSFMMEVKDPNTKGAMLTNTGKYAIPTIDAEAYAIGKKEKPPFLPEEPSSSSEEDDPIPDELLCLICKDIMTDAVVIPCCGNSYCDECIRTALLESEEHTCPTCHQTDVSPDALIANKFLRQAVNNFKNETGYTKRLRKIQQQQQQQQQQQQLPPPPPPPPPLMRQTITRSLQPLMRPALARQQEPLMIPLASLASRSALSSLGPGPAMAAGLPVNPSSVVVSDLPPAVSLSLRGEKPDGPFRDADAVLPPALMTAAELSKSSPLSISSLLEEKGYQVPVLRQPAIPSLLGPQGQSIPTTGHPMRAGALRRPGWELSNRGRPHSDRAQRTQAPSLPASAPVFVPVPPPPLYPPPPHALPLPPGVPPPQFPPQFPPGQPPSAGYTVPPPGYPPAPANMSSAWVPTAVPAAHSNTIPTTQAPPLSREEFYREQRRLKEESKSPYSASSYSRSSYTYSKSRSGSSRSRSYSRSFSRSHSRSYSRSPPYQRRGKGKSRNYRSRSRSHGYHRSRSRSPPYRRYHSRSRSPVFRGQSPSKRAVPQSDAEREYFNRYRELPPYDMKAYYGRSVDFRDPFEKERYREWERNYREWYEKFYKGYAVGAQPRPPVNRENFSPERFGPPGTRRENSPYARGRREEYPAGQSHRNRNVAGNYPEKPGRESHGIKDPTKSKEKEVENPLGDGKGNKHKKHRKRRKGDENEGFPNVELLEGARKPREPVPTEDAKTDSLFMLPSRDDATPVRDEPMEADSIAFKPVSEKEKKEKDKPKAKVEKTKRKVEAAAAPKKDNVAKPPKASQEKVDPDREKSPRTEPPVKKVKEELPKTDSVKASSSQKDEKALGTPRKAHPKGTKDHPETRPAKEEKAKKEHPKEAKAEKPSSKEDKSKKPAEKSKLSDAKLEKRKRKAEEKADKEHEATSAKASKPETADLKTSPKGKAEPEGEKGERTPEKDKAAFLNNPSKKIKLNRETGKKIVSGENVPPGKEAVEKPEPSSSKVKAEKAKGKARRKVTAADSASSTLVDYTSTSSTGGSPVRKPEEKPDTKRTVIKTLEEYNNDITAPAEDVIIMIQVPQSKWDKDDFESEEEDIKSTTQVPPTIGKPTSIIKPVSAKAPNPLKHTEKETDPLEKIQKAAKEASYESTQHDAKSSKSSVSSEKGKTKDRDHSLSDKDSSEKRKSSVQPEKEHSERAAEQGNGKTVSQSSKDGRSSEKHDSGRSSAAKDFTPNRDKKSDHEGSREHSSSKRRDEKSESARRKDSPSRVRDSTAVQKSKPREERVEPPKKGPAEAKRSSYSPPRERKPAEHKAGHDPKRPAEEHKPADKNPGKEKEKEKEKEKHVPEVKSNKEKEPGGNKPPVKQDSPEVKVEKENVAAQGDKGAAKPKPPPSSAARLSSDLTRETDEAAFVPDYNESDSESNVSAKDEEAAGKTPKDAKEKAADKVKEEVAAPAPAEQPEVGRSQSQSSPSVSRSRSHSPSESQTRSHSSSASSGESQDSKKKKKKKEKKKHKKHKKHKKHKKHMGNETELEKSQKHKHKKKKSKKSKDKEKDDQKVKSVTT from the exons AATACACTGATGATAGTGCTCTGATTCCCAAGAACTCATCGGTGATTGTGAGGAGAATCCCCATTGGAGGAGTCAAAGCAACCAGCAAGACATACGTGAT AAGTCGAAGTGAGCCAGTGAGTGGAACATCAAAAGCA ATTGATGACTCTTCTGCATCTATTTCTCTGGCCCAGCTTACTAAG ACTGCCAATCTGGCTGAAGCCAATGCTTCCGAGGAGGATAAAATAAAAGCTATGATGACACAGTCTGGCCATGAATATGATCCAGTCAA TTACATGAAGAAACCCGTGGGGCCACCTCCACCGTCGTACACCTGTTTTCGCTGTGGCAAACCTGGGCACTACATAAAGAACTGCCCAACAAATGGG GACAAAAATTTCGAGTCTGTTCCCAGAATTAAAAAAAGCACAGGAATTCCAAGAAGTTTTATGATGGAGGTGAAGGACCCCAACACAAAGGGTGCCATGCTGACCAACACTGGGAAATATGCAATTCCAACCATAGATGC GGAAGCTTATGCTATAGGAAAGAAGGAGAAGCCTCCCTTCCTACCCGAGGAGCCGTCCTCCTCCTCAGAAGAAGATGATCCTATTCCAGATGAGCTGTTGTGTCTCATTTGTAAGGATATAATGACGGATGCGGTTGTTATTCCCTGCTGTGGAAACAGTTACTGTGATGAAT GTATTAGAACAGCACTACTGGAGTCTGAGGAGCACACGTGCCCTACCTGCCATCAGACAGATGTTTCTCCTGATGCTTTAATTGCCAACAAATTTCTGCGCCAG GCTGTCAACAACTTCAAAAATGAAACCGGCTACACAAAACGGCTCCGTAagattcagcagcagcagcagcagcaacagcagcagcagcagctgccgccgccaccgccgccgccgccgcccctgATGCGGCAGACGATAACGCGCAGCCTGCAGCCGCTGATGCGGCCGGCCCTGGCGCGGCAGCAGGAGCCGCTCATGATCCCGCTGGCCTCCCTGGCCTCCCGCTCCgccctctcctccctgggcCCCGGGCCCGCCATGGCCGCAGGGCTGCCCGTCAATCCCTCTTCTGTGGTCGTCTCTGATCTCCCTCCGGCCGTGTCCCTCTCTCTCCGTGGGGAAAAGCCAGATGGACCCTTTCG TGATGCTGATGCTGTTTTGCCTCCTGCTCTGATGACTGCTGCTGAGCTTTCCAAATCTTCCCCTCTGTCAATCAGCAGTTTGTTGGAAGAGAAG GGCTATCAGGTTCCTGTACTGAGACAACCAGCAATACCAAGTCTTCTGGGCCCTCAAGGACAATCAATACCCACAACTG GTCATCCAATGAGAGCTGGTGCACTTCGCAGGCCAGGCTGGGAACT TTCAAATCGAGGACGCCCGCACAGTGACCGTGCCCAAAGGACTCAGGCCCCATCACTGCCAGCATCAGCACCAGTCTTTGTGCCTGTGCCTCCACCTCCCTTGTATCCTCCACCACCCCatgctcttcctcttcctccgGGGGTACCACCACCACAGTTTCCTCCTCAGTTTCCACCTGGGCAGCCTCCATCCGCTGGGTACACTGTCCCCCCTCCCGGATatcccccagctcctgcaaaCATGTCATCAGCTTGGGTCCCAACAGCAGTGCCAGCGGCTCATTCAAACACCATCCCAACGACACAAGCACCTCCTCTCTCTAGGGAGGAGTTTTACAGAGAGCAACGGAGGCTTAAAGAGGA gTCCAAGTCTCCCTATAGCGCTTCATCTTACTCTAGAAGCTCGTACACCTACTCCAAGTCACGCTCAGGCTCGTCGCGCTCCCGCTCCTACTCGCGCTCCTTCAGCCGCTCCCATTCCCGCTCCTACTCGCGGTCGCCGCCGTATCAGCGGCGCGGCAAAGGGAAGAGCCGGAACTACCGCTCGCGCTCGCGGTCCCACGGCTACCACCGCTCGCGCTCCCGCTCGCCCCCGTACCGGCGCTACCACTCCCGCTCGCGGTCCCCGGTGTTCCGGGGCCAGTCCCCCAGCAAGCGCGCGGTGCCGCAGAGCGACGCCGAGCGCGAGTACTTCAACCGCTACAGAGAGCTGCCCCCGTACGACATGAAGGCCTACTACGGCCGCTCGGTGGACTTCAGAGACCCCTTTGAGAAGGAGAGGTACCGAGAGTGGGAGAGGAACTACAGAGAGTGGTACGAGAAGTTTTACAAGGGCTACGCCGTGGGCGCTCAGCCGCGGCCTCCGGTGAACAGAGAGAACTTCTCTCCGGAAAGGTTTGGTCCGCCTGGGACTAGACGAGAGAATTCACCGTATGCTCGGGGACGGAGGGAGGAGTATCCCGCTGGGCAGAGCCACAGGAATCGGAATGTGGCTGGAAACTACCCTGAAAAGCCTGGGAGAGAGAGCCATGGCATCAAAGATCCTACAAAATCAAAAGAGAAGGAGGTGGAAAATCCACTGGGAGATGGCAAAGgcaataaacataaaaaacaccggaagagaagaaaaggggaTGAGAACGAAGGATTTCCCAACGTTGAGCTGTTAGAAGGGGCAAGAAAACCAAGAGAGCCAGTTCCAACAGAAGATGCTAAAACAGACTCTCTATTCATGCTGCCAAGCAGGGATGATGCCACCCCTGTACGGGATGAGCCCATGGAAGCGGATTCCattgctttcaaaccagtgtctgaaaaggagaaaaaagagaaggataaGCCAAAAGCAAAGGTTGAGAAAACAAAGCGGAAAGTAGAAGCAGCGGCTGCTCCGAAGAAAGACAACGTAGCAAAACCACCTAAAGCTTCCCAGGAAAAGGTGGACCCCGATCGCGAAAAATCTCCTCGAACGGAACCTCCTGTGAAAAAAGTCAAGGAAGAGCTGCCTAAGACAGACAGTGTTAAAGCCTCTTCCTCTCAGAAGGATGAGAAAGCTCTCGGTACACCACGGAAGGCTCATCCCAAAGGGACAAAGGATCACCCAGAAACCAGGCCAGCCAAGGAGgagaaggcaaagaaagaaCATCCTAAAGAAGCCAAGGCAGAGAAGCCCTCCAGCAAGGAGGATAAATCTAAAAAAcctgctgagaaaagcaaacTTTCCGATGCCAAActtgagaagaggaaaagaaaagcagaggaaaaggctGATAAAGAACATGAAGCCACTTCTGCGAAGGCCTCTAAACCTGAAACTGCAGATTTGAAAACATCACCCAAGGGGAAGGCTGAGCCCgagggggagaaaggagagcGGACACCAGAAAAGGATAAAGCTGCTTTTCTTAACAATCCGTCCAAAAAGATTAAACTTAACcgagaaactggaaaaaagatTGTGAGCGGAGAAAATGTGCCACCTGGAAAGGAAGCTGTGGAGAAacctgagcccagcagcagcaaagtcaAAGCGGAAAAGGCAAAGGGAAAAGCAAGGAGGAAAGTGACGGCAGCTGACAGCGCTAGCTCCACTCTTGTGGATTACACCAG CACGAGTTCCACTGGGGGAAGCCCTGTCAGGAAGCCTGAGGAGAAGCCAGACACCAAACGAACTGTCATTAAGACCCTGGAGGAGTATAACAATGACATAACAGCCCCTGCTGAGGATGTCATTATCATGATCCAGGTCCCTCAGTCCAAGTGGGATAAAGATGACTTTGAATCTGAAGAGGAAGACATCAAATCCACCACCCAGGTGCCCCCAACTATAGGAAAACCCACCAGTATTATCAAACCTGTGAGTGCAAAGGCACCAAACCCCCTCAAACACACTGAAAAGGAGACAGATCCTCtggagaaaatacagaaagctgCAAAAGAGGCGAGTTATGAAAGCACCCAACACGATGCCAAGAGTTCAAAAAGTTCCGTGTCAAGTGAAAAAGGTAAAACCAAAGACCGGGATCATTCTTTGTCAGACAAGGACAGTTCTGAGAAGAGGAAGAGCAGTGTTCAACCAGAAAAGGAGCACTCAGAACGTGCAGCTGAgcaaggaaatggaaaaactgTATCTCAGTCTTCCAAAGATGGCAGATCTTCAGAGAAGCATGATAGTGGCCGTAGCTCCGCTGCAAAGGACTTCACTCCCAACCGAGACAAGAAATCTGACCAtgaaggcagcagggagcactCGAGTTCCAAGCGCAGGGATGAGAAGAGTGAATCAGCACGGAGGAAAGACTCCCCATCCCGGGTCAGAGACTccacagcagtgcagaagagCAAACCCAGAGAGGAGCGTGTGGAGCCCCCCAAAAAGGGCCCTGCGGAGGCCAAGCGGAGCAGCTACAGCCCCCCGCGGGAGCGCAAGCCCGCCGAGCACAAAGCCGGGCACGACCCCAAGCGCCCCGCCGAGGAGCACAAACCCGCGGATAAAAACCCGGgcaaggagaaggagaaagagaaggagaaggagaaacaCGTACCAGAAGTCAAGAGCAATAAGGAGAAAGAGCCAGGTGGGAATAAACCACCAGTGAAGCAGGACTCTCCAGAAGTGAAGGTGGAGAAGGAGAACGTGGCGGCTCAGGGCGATAAGGGCGCGGCGAAGCCGAAGCCGCCCCCGAGCAGCGCCGCGCGCCTCTCGTCCGACCTCACCCGTGAGACCGACGAGGCCGCCTTCGTGCCAGACTACAACGAGAGCGACAGCGAGAGCAACGTGTCTGCAAAGGACGAGGAGGCGGCAGGGAAAACGCCCAAGGACGCAAAGGAAAAGGCTGCGGATAAGGTGAAAGAGGAGGTGGCGGCCCCGGCTCCGGCCGAGCAGCCCGAGGTGGGCAggagccagagccagagcagccccagcgtCAGCCGCAGCcgcagccacagcccctccgAGAGCCAGACAcggagccacagcagcagtgccagctcaggggagagccaggacagcaagaaaaagaaaaagaaaaaagagaagaagaagcacAAGAAGCACAAGAAACACAAGAAGCATAAGAAACATATGGGAAATGAAACAGAATTGGAAAAGAgccaaaaacacaaacacaagaagaaaaaatcgAAGAAGAGCAAAGATAAAGAGAAAGACGACCAAAAAGTGAAATCTGTCACGACATAA